A stretch of Microbacterium sp. 4R-513 DNA encodes these proteins:
- a CDS encoding amino acid ABC transporter permease, with amino-acid sequence MSTSSVLYDVPGPRAVVRNRIIGAVTILVVLAILGFVIYRFWVTGQFSAEKWYAFTFTRIWEQFGLATLRTLAAFAVAAVGSIVLGFLLAIGRLSDHAWVRVPVTAVIEVFRAIPVLVFMILLYYGLPVIGIKMPSYWAVVIALVAYNGSVLAEVIRAGVESLPRGQREAGFAIGLRKSGVLRLILLPQAIRAMLPVIISQLVVCLKDTALGFIITYPELLYFARTLGSNAPLGSPLIPAALVAGAIYVVLCLALSYTAYVVEKRLRSSPRTVAVAGAGIGPGIGNAPTTDTELIAAQQELNVIERDAGGS; translated from the coding sequence ATGAGCACGAGCTCCGTCCTCTACGACGTGCCGGGTCCGCGGGCCGTCGTCCGCAACCGCATCATCGGCGCGGTCACGATCCTGGTCGTCCTGGCGATCCTCGGATTCGTCATCTATCGCTTCTGGGTGACGGGTCAGTTCAGCGCCGAGAAGTGGTACGCCTTCACCTTCACGCGCATCTGGGAGCAGTTCGGTCTCGCGACACTGAGGACTCTGGCGGCCTTCGCCGTCGCGGCGGTGGGGTCGATCGTGCTGGGCTTCCTGCTCGCGATCGGACGGCTGTCGGATCACGCCTGGGTACGCGTGCCGGTCACGGCCGTCATCGAGGTCTTCCGAGCCATCCCCGTGCTCGTCTTCATGATCCTGCTGTACTACGGCCTCCCCGTCATCGGCATCAAGATGCCGTCGTACTGGGCGGTCGTCATCGCGCTCGTCGCCTACAACGGATCGGTGCTGGCGGAGGTCATCCGGGCGGGCGTCGAGTCGCTGCCACGGGGACAGCGCGAGGCCGGCTTCGCGATCGGGCTCCGCAAGTCGGGGGTCCTCCGGTTGATCCTCCTGCCGCAGGCGATCCGCGCGATGCTGCCGGTCATCATCTCGCAGCTCGTCGTGTGTTTGAAGGACACGGCGCTCGGGTTCATCATCACGTACCCCGAGCTGCTCTACTTCGCCCGCACGCTGGGCTCGAACGCCCCGCTGGGCTCGCCGCTCATCCCCGCGGCGCTCGTCGCCGGTGCGATCTACGTCGTGCTGTGTCTCGCGCTCTCGTACACGGCGTACGTCGTCGAGAAGCGTCTGCGCAGCTCCCCGCGGACCGTCGCGGTCGCCGGGGCGGGGATCGGACCGGGAATCGGCAACGCGCCGACGACCGACACGGAGCTCATCGCGGCTCAGCAGGAGCTCAACGTCATCGAACGCGACGCCGGGGGCTCGTAG
- the hisB gene encoding imidazoleglycerol-phosphate dehydratase HisB, with the protein MTARTASLRRATSESSVELDLDLDGTGRSHIDTTVPFFDHMLTAFAKHSLTDLTVRASGDTDIDAHHTAEDVAIVLGQAIREALGDKAGISRYGDALVPLDEALAQAVVDISGRPYLVHSGEPAGFEHHLIGGHFTGSLVRHTFEAITFNAGLTVHVRVLAGRDPHHIAEAEYKAFARAFRQAKSLDPLVEGIPSTKGAL; encoded by the coding sequence ATGACCGCACGCACCGCGTCGCTCCGACGGGCGACGAGCGAGTCCAGCGTCGAGCTCGACCTCGATCTCGACGGCACGGGGCGCAGCCACATCGACACGACGGTGCCATTCTTCGACCACATGCTGACGGCGTTCGCGAAGCACTCGCTCACCGACCTCACGGTCCGCGCGTCGGGTGACACCGACATCGACGCCCACCACACGGCCGAAGACGTCGCCATCGTGCTCGGCCAGGCGATCCGTGAGGCGCTCGGCGACAAGGCCGGGATCTCGCGCTACGGCGACGCCCTCGTCCCGCTCGACGAGGCCCTCGCGCAGGCGGTCGTCGACATCTCGGGCCGCCCCTACCTCGTCCACTCGGGCGAGCCGGCGGGCTTCGAGCACCACCTGATCGGCGGCCACTTCACCGGATCGCTCGTCCGCCACACCTTCGAGGCCATCACGTTCAACGCGGGGCTCACGGTCCACGTGCGCGTGCTCGCCGGCCGCGACCCGCACCACATCGCCGAGGCCGAGTACAAGGCCTTCGCCCGTGCCTTCCGTCAGGCCAAGTCGCTCGATCCGCTGGTCGAAGGCATCCCGAGCACGAAGGGCGCCCTGTGA
- a CDS encoding amino acid ABC transporter permease produces the protein MNQIIDYPDIWLGALWGTLVLFVGGGVIALILGVIVGAMRVSPVPIARTVGAVYVNWIRNTPLTLVMFFFAFCVPLLLPGRANFLVLAVWALGIYTATYVAETIRSGVNTVPVGQAEAARALGLTFGQVMSLVVLPQAARSVIPPMMSVFIALLKNTTVAAGFAVVNLGNIRADMSEKGENQLVTILLVMLIFVIMVFLLAWVQRLFERKWRIAR, from the coding sequence GTGAATCAGATCATCGACTATCCCGACATATGGCTCGGGGCGCTGTGGGGCACGCTCGTGCTCTTCGTCGGGGGCGGTGTCATCGCTCTGATCCTCGGGGTCATCGTGGGCGCCATGCGCGTGTCGCCCGTCCCGATCGCCCGCACGGTCGGCGCCGTGTACGTGAACTGGATCCGCAACACGCCGCTCACCCTCGTGATGTTCTTCTTCGCGTTCTGCGTGCCGCTCCTGCTGCCCGGTCGCGCGAATTTCCTCGTTCTGGCGGTGTGGGCGCTCGGGATCTACACCGCGACCTACGTCGCCGAGACGATCCGGTCGGGCGTCAACACGGTCCCCGTCGGCCAGGCCGAGGCCGCTCGCGCGCTCGGCTTGACGTTCGGACAGGTGATGTCGCTCGTCGTGCTGCCGCAGGCGGCGCGCTCGGTCATCCCGCCGATGATGAGCGTGTTCATCGCGCTCCTCAAGAACACGACGGTCGCAGCGGGCTTCGCGGTCGTCAACCTCGGCAACATCCGTGCCGACATGAGCGAGAAGGGCGAGAACCAGCTCGTGACGATCCTGCTCGTGATGCTGATCTTCGTGATCATGGTGTTCCTGCTCGCGTGGGTTCAGCGCCTCTTCGAGCGGAAGTGGAGGATCGCACGATGA
- a CDS encoding glutamate ABC transporter substrate-binding protein, translating into MRKSRIITALGLAAAAALTLTACNSGTPGGSPTTESSGDAEESGTWFTVADNVDLEGSPTYDAIKERDSVKVGVKEDQPGLGYLDPTTGDRTGFDVDIARWIAASLGYDEDKIEFTAIPSANREQAIVNGDIDYYVGTYSITDKRKEQISFAGPYFITGQGLLVAADNDDIAGPDDLAGKNVCSATGSTSIQRIKDEYPDAKTTEFDTYSQCVEQLKSGQVDAVTTDEAILIGYAAQDPDNLKVVGDVFSEERYGVGIAKGDTALQEFINKMFTDGGDIWQAIFDKNLGSAGVTGEQPQPDDADS; encoded by the coding sequence ATGCGAAAGTCACGGATCATCACGGCGCTCGGCCTCGCGGCCGCGGCGGCCCTCACTCTCACGGCCTGCAACAGCGGCACGCCGGGAGGCTCCCCGACGACCGAGTCGTCGGGCGACGCGGAGGAGAGCGGCACGTGGTTCACGGTCGCCGACAACGTGGATCTGGAGGGCAGCCCCACGTACGACGCGATCAAGGAGCGCGACAGCGTCAAGGTCGGAGTCAAGGAGGACCAGCCGGGTCTCGGCTACCTCGACCCGACGACGGGTGACCGCACGGGCTTCGACGTCGACATCGCCCGGTGGATCGCGGCATCCCTCGGCTACGACGAGGACAAGATCGAGTTCACGGCGATCCCGTCCGCGAACCGCGAGCAGGCGATCGTCAACGGCGACATCGACTACTACGTCGGCACGTACTCGATCACCGACAAGCGCAAGGAGCAGATCTCCTTCGCCGGGCCGTACTTCATCACAGGTCAGGGCCTGCTCGTCGCCGCCGACAACGACGACATCGCGGGGCCGGACGACCTCGCGGGCAAGAATGTCTGCTCGGCGACCGGCTCGACCTCGATCCAGCGGATCAAGGACGAGTACCCCGACGCCAAGACGACCGAGTTCGACACGTACTCGCAGTGCGTCGAGCAGCTCAAGAGCGGCCAGGTCGACGCGGTGACGACGGATGAGGCGATCCTCATCGGCTACGCCGCGCAGGACCCCGACAACCTCAAGGTCGTCGGCGACGTCTTCAGCGAGGAGCGCTACGGCGTGGGCATCGCGAAGGGCGACACCGCGCTGCAGGAGTTCATCAACAAGATGTTCACCGACGGCGGCGACATCTGGCAGGCGATCTTCGACAAGAACCTCGGCTCGGCCGGTGTGACGGGCGAGCAGCCGCAGCCCGACGACGCCGACAGCTGA
- a CDS encoding pyridoxal-dependent decarboxylase, with amino-acid sequence MSDDTREHNTTHVWARHDAEARDSESAAAEYRRPLHLAHRRAMEWLASVEERPIRPELDVDGILGRLRQDLPDEGEDAASVVEELAEATEPGLMAMGSSRFYGFVIGGAYPAALAADWLVSAWDQNTGSRQPTPATAAVEETAARWLVDLLGLPPGSGVGFATGATSANLACLLTARDAVIRERGVDPTLGLQHAPPVRFFAGGAVHTSVVLGGRMSGLGGPVTVGADDQGRIDVAGLERALHEDDGPAIVALQAGDVHSGAFDDFAAAIDVAHLAGAWVHVDGAFGLWAAASPRLRHLTAGLEHADSWATDAHKTLNVPYDCGVAIVRDEAAMAAALGAHAAYLPEVASIPDPYDRVPELSRRARGVPVWAALRSLGRSGVAGLVEGLADAATALADGFRGIPGLSVINEVVFTQVCLAAPTDEQTAALGEWLRAEGTVWASSSRWQDRTVVRFAVSNRGTDAEAVRRTVDAVSRGAAAVGIR; translated from the coding sequence ATGAGCGACGACACGCGGGAGCACAACACGACGCACGTCTGGGCTCGGCATGACGCCGAGGCTCGCGACTCCGAGTCGGCGGCGGCCGAGTATCGCCGGCCGCTGCATCTCGCACACCGGCGCGCGATGGAGTGGCTCGCGTCCGTCGAGGAGCGTCCCATCCGGCCCGAGCTCGATGTCGACGGCATCCTGGGCCGCCTCCGCCAGGACCTGCCCGACGAGGGGGAGGACGCGGCATCCGTCGTCGAAGAGCTCGCGGAGGCGACCGAGCCCGGTCTCATGGCGATGGGATCGTCGCGCTTCTACGGTTTCGTCATCGGTGGTGCGTACCCCGCGGCGCTCGCCGCGGACTGGCTCGTCTCGGCGTGGGATCAGAACACCGGGTCCCGGCAGCCGACTCCGGCGACGGCCGCCGTTGAAGAGACCGCTGCCCGCTGGCTGGTCGACCTGCTGGGGCTGCCGCCGGGCAGCGGCGTCGGCTTCGCGACCGGTGCCACGAGCGCCAACCTCGCGTGCCTCCTGACCGCGCGGGACGCCGTCATCCGCGAGCGGGGCGTCGACCCCACCCTCGGGCTCCAGCACGCGCCGCCGGTGCGCTTCTTCGCCGGCGGCGCGGTGCACACCTCGGTCGTGCTGGGCGGACGGATGTCGGGGCTCGGAGGTCCCGTCACGGTCGGCGCCGACGACCAGGGCCGCATCGACGTCGCAGGACTCGAGCGGGCGCTCCACGAAGACGACGGGCCGGCGATCGTGGCGCTGCAAGCAGGTGACGTGCACTCGGGTGCCTTCGACGACTTCGCCGCAGCGATCGACGTCGCGCATCTCGCCGGCGCGTGGGTCCACGTCGACGGCGCCTTCGGGCTCTGGGCCGCGGCATCCCCTCGGCTCCGCCATCTGACGGCGGGGCTCGAACATGCCGACTCGTGGGCCACCGACGCGCACAAGACGCTCAACGTCCCCTACGACTGCGGAGTGGCGATCGTGCGCGACGAGGCCGCGATGGCGGCGGCGCTCGGCGCGCATGCCGCGTACCTCCCCGAGGTCGCGAGCATCCCCGATCCCTACGACCGGGTGCCCGAGCTGTCGCGCCGGGCGCGGGGGGTGCCGGTGTGGGCCGCGCTCCGCTCGCTCGGGCGGTCCGGCGTCGCCGGCCTCGTCGAAGGACTCGCGGATGCCGCGACCGCCCTGGCCGACGGCTTCCGGGGAATCCCGGGGCTCAGCGTCATCAACGAGGTCGTCTTCACGCAGGTGTGCCTCGCGGCGCCCACCGACGAACAGACCGCCGCGCTGGGGGAGTGGCTGCGCGCCGAAGGCACCGTATGGGCCTCGTCCTCGCGGTGGCAGGACCGCACGGTCGTGCGCTTCGCCGTGAGCAACCGCGGGACGGATGCCGAGGCCGTGCGCCGCACAGTCGACGCCGTCTCGCGTGGCGCGGCGGCGGTCGGGATCAGGTGA
- a CDS encoding RNA methyltransferase gives MLENPRSPRVRAVAKLVKRSARQETGLFLLEGPQAAREVLAYRPDTLVEVFATPTAMEKHGDIRDAARDAGIEVEFTTEAVLDAMADTVTPQGIVAVARQSPTSLRDVFAAQPTLVAICEEVRDPGNLGTIIRAADAAGADAVVLTGRTVDPYNPKVVRATTGSLFHLPVAVGIDLASTVERAHAAGLRVIAADVDGKDFLSHRDLLAEPTAWLFGNEARGLDEASLVHADLSLRLPIYGSAESLNLATAASVCLYESAFAQRAVNAQ, from the coding sequence GTGCTCGAGAACCCGCGTTCGCCGCGCGTGCGCGCCGTCGCCAAGCTCGTCAAGCGCAGCGCTCGGCAGGAGACCGGCCTCTTCCTGCTCGAGGGGCCGCAAGCCGCCAGAGAAGTGCTCGCGTACCGCCCCGACACGCTGGTCGAGGTCTTCGCCACGCCGACCGCGATGGAGAAGCACGGCGACATTCGCGACGCCGCGCGCGACGCCGGCATCGAGGTCGAGTTCACGACCGAGGCGGTCCTCGATGCGATGGCCGACACCGTGACGCCGCAGGGCATCGTGGCGGTCGCGCGGCAGTCGCCGACCTCGCTGCGCGACGTCTTCGCCGCGCAGCCCACGCTCGTCGCCATCTGCGAGGAGGTGCGCGACCCGGGCAATCTCGGCACCATCATCCGGGCTGCGGATGCCGCCGGCGCCGACGCCGTCGTCCTCACGGGCCGCACGGTCGACCCGTACAATCCCAAAGTCGTCCGCGCGACGACGGGGTCTCTCTTCCACCTCCCCGTCGCGGTGGGCATCGATCTCGCCTCGACGGTCGAGCGTGCGCACGCGGCCGGCCTGCGCGTCATCGCCGCCGACGTCGACGGGAAGGACTTCCTCTCGCATCGAGACCTGCTCGCGGAGCCGACGGCGTGGCTCTTCGGCAACGAGGCGCGCGGGCTCGACGAGGCATCCCTCGTGCATGCGGATCTCTCGCTGCGGCTGCCCATCTACGGGTCGGCTGAATCGCTCAACCTCGCCACCGCCGCCAGCGTCTGCCTGTACGAGAGCGCCTTCGCGCAGCGCGCAGTGAATGCGCAATGA
- a CDS encoding SseB family protein, producing MSPETDPLDGQGHRGDRGDHGDHGHHGADSAGVPWEGRSFQSNPHSGDDGSADPRLLAALLAFHEGTGDPVAVVEAYRTARLLIPLVAEKGDEGVGAHGLAVDKTQELSIVTVAAPDGRRVLPVFTSVDALARWDAAARPVPADGVRTALAAADDDTDLIVIDPTSPTEFVLRRPALWAIAQGTPWEPSHRSPEVFAGLQESIGGELAVLDLSVAAGDPSGRLRGPELIVRLELMPGLDQAELDAVLSRLAKRWAADDRIAVLVDSLTVKLVRG from the coding sequence ATGTCGCCGGAGACTGACCCCCTCGACGGCCAGGGCCACCGCGGCGATCGGGGTGACCACGGCGATCACGGGCATCACGGTGCCGACTCGGCCGGTGTGCCGTGGGAGGGCCGGAGCTTCCAGTCCAACCCTCATTCGGGTGACGACGGCTCGGCCGACCCACGCCTGCTCGCGGCGCTCCTCGCCTTCCACGAGGGCACCGGCGACCCTGTCGCGGTCGTCGAGGCCTACCGCACCGCGCGCCTCCTGATCCCCCTCGTCGCCGAGAAGGGCGACGAAGGGGTCGGCGCCCACGGCCTCGCGGTCGACAAGACGCAGGAGCTCTCCATCGTCACCGTCGCAGCACCCGACGGTCGTCGGGTGCTGCCGGTGTTCACGTCCGTCGACGCGCTCGCCAGATGGGATGCCGCGGCCCGCCCCGTGCCGGCGGACGGCGTCCGCACGGCTCTCGCGGCGGCGGACGACGACACCGACCTCATCGTCATCGACCCGACGTCGCCGACCGAGTTCGTGCTCCGCCGTCCGGCGCTCTGGGCCATCGCGCAAGGCACCCCGTGGGAGCCCAGCCACCGATCGCCCGAGGTCTTCGCCGGCCTCCAGGAGAGCATCGGCGGCGAGCTCGCCGTCCTCGACCTGTCGGTGGCCGCGGGCGACCCGTCGGGCCGCCTGCGCGGCCCGGAGCTCATCGTCCGCCTCGAGCTCATGCCCGGCCTCGACCAGGCGGAGCTCGACGCCGTGCTCTCCCGACTCGCGAAGCGCTGGGCAGCCGACGACCGCATCGCCGTCCTCGTCGATTCGCTCACGGTCAAGCTCGTCCGCGGCTGA
- the priA gene encoding bifunctional 1-(5-phosphoribosyl)-5-((5-phosphoribosylamino)methylideneamino)imidazole-4-carboxamide isomerase/phosphoribosylanthranilate isomerase PriA has protein sequence MNDFASRPELILLPAVDVADGKAVRLTQGEAGSETNYGDPVDAAVEWAKQGARWIHLVDLDAAFGRGTNAPILRKVIKQVKGVQVELSGGIRDDASLEAALDSGAARINLGTAALENPEWAADVIGRYGDVIAVGLDVRGTTLAARGWTREGGDLWTVLDRLEAAGCSRYVVTDVTKDGTLRGPNVELLREVTNRTPKPVVASGGISSLDDIAALRDLVPLGVEGAIVGKALYSGAFTLAEALDVAGD, from the coding sequence ATGAACGATTTCGCCTCCCGGCCCGAACTGATCCTGCTGCCCGCCGTCGACGTCGCCGACGGCAAGGCCGTCCGCCTGACGCAGGGCGAGGCGGGCTCCGAGACGAACTACGGCGATCCCGTCGACGCCGCCGTCGAGTGGGCCAAGCAGGGCGCGCGGTGGATCCACCTCGTCGACCTCGACGCCGCGTTCGGCCGCGGAACGAACGCGCCGATCCTGCGCAAGGTCATCAAGCAGGTCAAGGGCGTGCAGGTCGAGCTCTCCGGCGGGATCCGGGATGACGCGAGCCTCGAGGCCGCGCTGGACTCCGGCGCAGCCCGGATCAACCTCGGGACGGCCGCCCTCGAGAACCCCGAATGGGCCGCCGATGTCATCGGCCGCTACGGCGACGTCATCGCGGTCGGTCTCGATGTCCGCGGCACGACGCTCGCCGCGCGCGGCTGGACCCGCGAGGGCGGCGACCTCTGGACGGTGCTCGACCGTCTCGAGGCGGCCGGGTGCAGCCGTTATGTCGTGACCGATGTCACGAAGGACGGGACGCTCCGCGGCCCCAACGTCGAGCTGCTCCGCGAGGTCACGAACCGCACGCCCAAGCCGGTCGTCGCGTCGGGCGGTATCTCGAGCCTCGACGACATCGCGGCGCTCCGCGACCTCGTCCCTCTCGGCGTCGAAGGCGCGATCGTGGGCAAGGCCCTGTACTCGGGCGCGTTCACCCTCGCCGAGGCGCTGGATGTCGCCGGAGACTGA
- the rplT gene encoding 50S ribosomal protein L20, translating to MARVKRAVNAHKKRRVILERASGYRGQRSRLYRKAKEQVTHSLVYAYRDRRKRKGDFRRLWIQRINAASRQNGITYNRFIQGLGLAGVQVDRRILAELAVNEPAVFASLVQTAKDALPENVNAPKSA from the coding sequence ATGGCTAGAGTCAAGCGGGCCGTCAACGCCCACAAGAAGCGTCGTGTCATCCTCGAGCGCGCCTCGGGTTACCGTGGCCAGCGTTCGCGCCTGTACCGCAAGGCGAAGGAGCAGGTCACCCACTCGCTCGTCTACGCGTACCGCGACCGTCGCAAGCGCAAGGGCGACTTCCGTCGCCTGTGGATCCAGCGCATCAACGCTGCGAGCCGCCAGAACGGCATCACGTACAACCGCTTCATCCAGGGCCTCGGCCTCGCGGGCGTGCAGGTCGACCGTCGCATCCTCGCCGAGCTCGCCGTGAACGAGCCCGCCGTCTTCGCGTCGCTCGTCCAGACCGCCAAGGACGCTCTTCCCGAGAACGTCAACGCGCCGAAGTCCGCGTAA
- the rpmI gene encoding 50S ribosomal protein L35: MPKQKTHSGAKKRFKVTGTGKLKKQQANLRHNFEGKPTKRTRRLSADKILSPGDAKVAKKLLGI; encoded by the coding sequence ATGCCGAAGCAGAAGACCCACTCGGGTGCCAAGAAGCGTTTCAAGGTGACCGGCACCGGCAAGCTCAAGAAGCAGCAGGCGAACCTCCGCCACAACTTCGAGGGCAAGCCCACCAAGCGCACGCGCCGCCTGTCCGCGGACAAGATCCTCTCCCCGGGTGACGCCAAGGTCGCCAAGAAGCTCCTCGGCATCTGA
- the pheS gene encoding phenylalanine--tRNA ligase subunit alpha has translation MSDVLEITPEAVEDAVAAALAAIADAATTADLKAARSAHSADGSPLAKLNARLRDVAPERKAEFGKLIGQARGRVNQALAARETEVAAAETAARLEAERVDITALAQRARVGARHPISLLQEEVADIFVGMGWEIAEGPELEHEWFNFDALNFDEDHPARQMQDTFFVDPVERHLVMRTHTSPVQVRSMLERDLPIYVLCPGRVYRTDEFDATHLPVFTQFEGLVIDKGITMAHLKGTLDHAARVLFGPEAKTRFRANYFPFTEPSAELDLWHPTFKGGARWIEWGGCGMVNPNVLRAAGIDPEEYSGFAFGMGIERTLMFRSDVQDMRDMAEGDVRFSEQFGMVV, from the coding sequence GTGTCTGACGTACTCGAGATCACGCCCGAGGCGGTGGAAGACGCGGTCGCGGCGGCCCTGGCCGCGATCGCCGACGCCGCCACGACGGCCGACCTGAAGGCGGCCCGCAGCGCGCACAGCGCCGACGGCTCGCCGCTCGCGAAGCTCAACGCGCGTCTGCGCGATGTCGCCCCGGAGCGGAAGGCGGAGTTCGGCAAGCTCATCGGCCAGGCGCGGGGTCGTGTGAACCAGGCGCTCGCCGCCCGCGAGACCGAGGTCGCGGCGGCCGAGACGGCCGCACGGCTCGAAGCGGAGCGCGTGGACATCACGGCGCTCGCCCAGCGGGCGCGCGTGGGGGCGCGGCATCCCATCTCCCTCCTCCAGGAGGAGGTCGCCGACATCTTCGTCGGGATGGGCTGGGAGATCGCGGAGGGTCCCGAGCTCGAGCACGAGTGGTTCAACTTCGACGCCCTGAACTTCGACGAGGACCACCCTGCCCGCCAGATGCAGGACACGTTCTTCGTAGACCCTGTCGAGCGCCACCTCGTCATGCGCACGCACACCTCGCCCGTGCAGGTCCGGTCGATGCTCGAGCGCGACCTGCCGATCTACGTGCTGTGCCCGGGCCGTGTGTACCGGACCGATGAGTTCGACGCGACGCACCTGCCCGTCTTCACCCAGTTCGAGGGACTCGTGATCGACAAGGGCATCACGATGGCGCACCTCAAGGGCACGCTCGACCACGCCGCGCGCGTGCTCTTCGGCCCCGAGGCCAAGACCCGCTTCCGCGCCAACTACTTCCCCTTCACCGAGCCCTCCGCCGAGCTCGACCTGTGGCACCCGACCTTCAAGGGCGGCGCCCGCTGGATCGAGTGGGGCGGCTGCGGCATGGTCAACCCGAACGTCCTCCGTGCCGCCGGCATCGACCCGGAGGAGTACTCCGGCTTCGCGTTCGGCATGGGCATCGAGCGGACGCTGATGTTCCGCTCAGACGTGCAGGACATGCGCGACATGGCCGAGGGCGATGTCCGCTTCAGTGAGCAGTTCGGAATGGTGGTCTGA
- the infC gene encoding translation initiation factor IF-3 has product MTTTRTNEEFRISDPRTNERIRVPEVRLVGPNGEQVGVVRIEVAQRLAQEADLDLVEVAPNSKPPVVKIMDYGKFKYEAAQKAKEARRNQANTVLKEVRFRLKIEAHDYLTKLKRAEGFLQSGDKVKAMILFRGREQSRPEQGVRLLRKFAEDVAEFGTVESNPTIDGRNMTMVVAPHKNKSEVKTEQNAQRAANKEAARSARTGAPSDEPETGAAEPEAGSAQPEAETAE; this is encoded by the coding sequence GTGACCACCACCCGCACGAATGAGGAGTTCCGCATCAGCGATCCCCGCACCAATGAGCGCATCCGCGTGCCCGAGGTCCGACTCGTCGGTCCCAACGGCGAGCAGGTCGGCGTCGTCCGCATCGAGGTTGCGCAGCGTCTGGCCCAGGAGGCCGATCTCGACCTGGTCGAGGTCGCACCCAACTCGAAGCCGCCCGTCGTCAAGATCATGGACTACGGGAAGTTCAAGTACGAGGCCGCGCAGAAGGCCAAGGAGGCCCGTCGCAACCAGGCGAACACGGTCCTCAAGGAGGTCCGCTTCCGCTTGAAGATCGAGGCTCACGACTACTTGACCAAGCTCAAGCGTGCCGAGGGCTTTCTTCAGTCGGGTGACAAGGTCAAGGCCATGATCCTGTTCCGCGGTCGCGAGCAGTCGCGTCCCGAGCAGGGTGTCCGCCTTCTCCGCAAGTTCGCGGAGGACGTCGCGGAGTTCGGCACCGTCGAGTCGAACCCCACGATCGACGGCCGCAACATGACCATGGTGGTCGCACCGCACAAGAACAAGTCCGAGGTGAAGACCGAGCAGAACGCTCAGCGCGCCGCCAACAAGGAGGCGGCTCGCTCCGCCCGTACCGGCGCGCCCTCGGACGAGCCCGAGACGGGGGCGGCCGAGCCCGAAGCGGGATCGGCCCAGCCCGAGGCGGAAACCGCCGAATAG
- the hisH gene encoding imidazole glycerol phosphate synthase subunit HisH, with product MTRPVVAVLDYGSGNVHSAVKALDAAGADARLTSDRALILEADGLVVPGVGAFRAVMDALRASRGHELIGRRLAGGRPVLGICVGMQVLFERGVERGVDTEGMGEWPGTVTELDAPVLPHMGWNTVDVGEGSRLFRGIEDERFYFVHSFGAQKWTLDVIPPFPSPSLTWCSYGATPFLAAVENGPLSATQFHPEKSGRAGIRLLSNWIDGLGAANL from the coding sequence GTGACGCGACCCGTCGTCGCGGTGCTGGACTACGGTTCGGGCAACGTGCACTCCGCCGTCAAGGCGCTCGATGCGGCCGGCGCCGACGCCCGCCTGACGTCCGATCGCGCGCTGATCCTCGAAGCCGACGGCCTCGTCGTGCCCGGAGTGGGGGCCTTCCGTGCGGTCATGGACGCGCTGCGCGCGAGCCGGGGCCACGAGCTGATCGGCCGGCGCCTCGCCGGCGGCCGTCCGGTCCTCGGCATCTGCGTCGGCATGCAGGTGCTCTTCGAGCGCGGCGTCGAACGCGGGGTCGACACCGAGGGCATGGGGGAGTGGCCCGGCACCGTCACCGAGCTCGACGCGCCCGTGCTTCCGCACATGGGCTGGAACACGGTGGACGTCGGCGAGGGCAGCAGGCTCTTCCGCGGCATCGAGGACGAGCGCTTCTACTTCGTGCACTCCTTCGGCGCGCAGAAGTGGACGCTCGACGTGATCCCGCCGTTCCCCTCGCCGAGCCTCACGTGGTGCTCCTACGGGGCGACGCCGTTCCTCGCCGCTGTCGAGAACGGGCCCCTCTCGGCGACGCAGTTCCACCCCGAGAAGTCGGGGCGGGCGGGCATCCGGCTGCTGTCCAATTGGATCGACGGCCTGGGCGCCGCTAACCTCTGA
- a CDS encoding DUF1844 domain-containing protein → METIQGDQGDQGFAGDDTDAERLSRWEDQERAAASATRDIADVPAVEVITTTAVHLMSAAAVKVGLADDPASQTDLDEARKLINALAGLITAGAPEISDMHARSLRDGLRSLQLAFREASVIPDPIGKGPGEKWTGPVT, encoded by the coding sequence GTGGAGACGATTCAGGGCGACCAGGGCGATCAGGGCTTCGCGGGAGACGACACGGATGCCGAGCGCCTCTCCCGCTGGGAGGACCAGGAGCGGGCCGCGGCATCCGCTACCCGCGACATCGCCGACGTCCCCGCCGTCGAGGTCATCACGACCACTGCCGTGCACCTCATGAGCGCGGCGGCCGTCAAGGTCGGCCTCGCCGACGACCCTGCCAGCCAGACAGATCTCGACGAGGCGCGCAAGCTGATCAACGCCCTCGCCGGCCTCATCACCGCGGGCGCACCCGAGATCAGCGACATGCACGCCCGGTCGCTCCGCGACGGCCTGAGGTCGCTTCAGCTCGCGTTCCGCGAGGCCTCGGTCATCCCCGACCCGATCGGCAAGGGCCCTGGCGAGAAGTGGACCGGCCCGGTCACCTGA